The following is a genomic window from Desulforhopalus sp..
CTTAGCCGGTCTCAGGGCTGCCCCTGGTCCATCACCCTCCTGATAATGACCGCAATGTCCTTTCTGGCCATGGGCTTCATGGCAAAACCCTTGATGCCTATTGCCTTTGCCTGTTCTTCGGAGATGAGGGTGCTGTAGCCGGTGCAGAGAATAATCGGTGTTTCCGGACGGATCTGGAGAATACGCCGGGAAAGATCGACTCCGGTCATCCCCGGCATGGTCTGGTCGGTAATAACCAGATCGAATGCCTCCGGTTCATTCTGGAAGGTGGTGAGGGCCTCGATACTGTTTGATCTGGCGGTCACCCGGTAGCCGAGTCGCTCCAGGATCAGCTTGCCCATCTCGGCAAGAATTCCCTCGTCGTCGACAAAGAGGATATGTTCCTTGCCTACCGGTGCAGAATCCTTCGGTTTATTCTCTTGTGCGGGAGTAGTGGCGATAATCGGCAGGAGGATATCAAAGACGGTGCCTTCTCTTGGCGAACTGTTGCAGGTAATGGCCCCGCCGTAGCTCTGGATGATACCATACACCGTGGCAAGGCCCATTCCGGTACCCTTGCCGACCTCTTTCGTGGTAAAAAACGGTTCGAATATCTTCTCCTTGATGTGGGCGGGGATACCCGATCCGGTATCGCGGATCGACAAGTGTACATAGCCGCCCGGCTGGACCGGCGACTCACCGTTGAGACCTTCCTCATTCAGCACCTTCTGCCGCAGGGCAATGGTGAGGGTGCCACCCTTCACCTCCATGGCATGAAAGGCATTGGTGCAGAGGTTCATGATCACTTGATGGATCTGTGTGGGGTCGGCGAGAATTGTCCCGGCATCCGCCTCGATATCCTGGATTATATTGATGGTTGCCGGCAATGAGGCGCGCAGCAATTTAACGGCTTCGTTTATAATCATGCAGGGTTGCAGGGGGATCTTGTCGGTTTTTGCCTGGCGGCTGAAGGCAAGGATCTGTTTGACAAGTTCCTTGGCGCGGTTGCCGGCATTCAGGACCTGGGCGATATCGTGGGCCATGGTTGAACCCTCGGGGCAGTCATCGCGGATCATCTCCGAATAGCCGATAACGGCTGAGAGGATATTATTGAAGTCATGGGCGATTCCGCCGGCCAGGGTGCCGATGGCCTCCATCTTCCGGGCTTGCTGCAGCTGGCCAATCAAGGCATGTTTTTCCTCTTCGGCCCGTCTGGACTCAGTTATATCGGTGAACATGCCAAAGGAACCGGTGAACCGGTCCTGTTCGTCGAGGATTGGAATGGCTGAGACATGGGTCAACACGCTGCGGCCGTCCTTATGGCGAAAGGTCCGTTCATAGCTTTCGCCGCCACCGCCCATGCGTTTTTGTATCCGCTGGTAATGGTCCTCCATTTCCTCTGGGACGACAAAATCAGCAACCGGCCGGCCGAGCATCTCTTCCGGGGTATATCCGAGCATTGCCGCCATCTGCGGATTGACGAAGTTGGTCCGCCACGAACTGTCCTTGCCCCAGATACCTTCCCGGGCGGTGTTGACGATCAACCGGTATTGCTCCTCGCTTGTCCGCAAGGCCTCTTCCACTCGCTTGCGTTCGCTGACGTCAACGATGCCGCCGTAGAGAATCTTGCCGCCGCCAGCACCTCCGCCCGCGCACTCGGTACGACAGCTGATATGGATTATCTTGCCGTTTTTATGGCGAATACGTAGATTGCACGAGCTGTGGCTGCCTGGTGGAAGGCCGGTGACATGGTCGGCAAAGACCGGGAGATCCTCTTCAACAACGAGGAAACGCCAGCATTTTTCGGCAAGTATCTCGTCCACCGAATAGCCGCAGATCTTTTCGGTGGCGCCCATCATCCAATCGATGTGAAAAACTCCATCTCCATCTTCAAGGCAGGAGTAGGAAATATCAGAGGATACAGATGATATGCGGCGGAAGCGTTCGCGGTTTTCCTCATCCTGTTTGAGGCTTGAGATGATTCGGGACTGGTGCATGTTCCGGCAGGCGCTGGTGGAAAGCTGTCTGGTAAAGGTAGAGAGCAGCTGGGCCACCATCGCGAATTGCCCGCGTGGCATGATGGGAACCTTGCGGAAGGCCTCCAATGCATCGGTTCGATCGATCCCGATCCTTTCGGCATAAGCCAGTATCTTACCTTCGTCCTGGTTATCCTCTCGCACCTGGCCAATGATCCAGTTTGCCAGATGCTTCCCGGCAAAGGTGATGCCCGCCGCGGCACACCACAAACCGTTGCGGCATTGCCTGATTGTCGGACTGTCGGATTTGGGTGGGGTGAACGATCCATAGGCAGTGCAGCACTCGACATATCCCATTTCTGTCTTGCCGATAATTTCGCCGCATAACTGGGAGTAATTACTGGGCAGGGTGATCGGTCGGCCATCCGGGTGGGCAATGATTGAGGCCACACCGGTTGCCTTGGAAAAGTCGTCCTGCAGGCGCTGCAATTCTTCGAGGCTGAACATCGAGTCGATAGTCACGAGGTCCAGGTCAACTGGTGC
Proteins encoded in this region:
- a CDS encoding PocR ligand-binding domain-containing protein yields the protein MAGSIPFSFLDIPMADLKAGGYSAASSMAGLHSPGLAAPVDLDLVTIDSMFSLEELQRLQDDFSKATGVASIIAHPDGRPITLPSNYSQLCGEIIGKTEMGYVECCTAYGSFTPPKSDSPTIRQCRNGLWCAAAGITFAGKHLANWIIGQVREDNQDEGKILAYAERIGIDRTDALEAFRKVPIMPRGQFAMVAQLLSTFTRQLSTSACRNMHQSRIISSLKQDEENRERFRRISSVSSDISYSCLEDGDGVFHIDWMMGATEKICGYSVDEILAEKCWRFLVVEEDLPVFADHVTGLPPGSHSSCNLRIRHKNGKIIHISCRTECAGGGAGGGKILYGGIVDVSERKRVEEALRTSEEQYRLIVNTAREGIWGKDSSWRTNFVNPQMAAMLGYTPEEMLGRPVADFVVPEEMEDHYQRIQKRMGGGGESYERTFRHKDGRSVLTHVSAIPILDEQDRFTGSFGMFTDITESRRAEEEKHALIGQLQQARKMEAIGTLAGGIAHDFNNILSAVIGYSEMIRDDCPEGSTMAHDIAQVLNAGNRAKELVKQILAFSRQAKTDKIPLQPCMIINEAVKLLRASLPATINIIQDIEADAGTILADPTQIHQVIMNLCTNAFHAMEVKGGTLTIALRQKVLNEEGLNGESPVQPGGYVHLSIRDTGSGIPAHIKEKIFEPFFTTKEVGKGTGMGLATVYGIIQSYGGAITCNSSPREGTVFDILLPIIATTPAQENKPKDSAPVGKEHILFVDDEGILAEMGKLILERLGYRVTARSNSIEALTTFQNEPEAFDLVITDQTMPGMTGVDLSRRILQIRPETPIILCTGYSTLISEEQAKAIGIKGFAMKPMARKDIAVIIRRVMDQGQP